The following are encoded in a window of Methylocystis rosea genomic DNA:
- the smc gene encoding chromosome segregation protein SMC, which translates to MKFERLRLLGFKSFCEPTDFLIEPGLTGVVGPNGCGKSNLVEALRWVMGENSYKNMRASGMDDVIFSGGGSRPARNLAEVGLVLDNSSRTAPAAFNDADAIEVTRRIEREQGSTYRINGREVRARDVQLLFADAATGARSPSLVRQGQIGEIISAKPQARRRILEDAAGVAGLHSRRHEAELRLNAASENLTRLEDVLKQVDSQADSLKRQARQANKYRGLAAQIRKNEALAALLAYQLAAQQLQGAAEKLDAGRRSVQERTLEQAEAAKFQAVAAHELPPLREKEAEAGAALHRLVVARQALEADEQRAKQRIAELQRHIEQFGRDLERERALIQDAAEVAQRLEDERGELQGGDAHDAGRETEAQARLIDIEAALAATEAELASAQEQLAGVNAKRAALEAALRDENQRVARFEAELTRIETEFALIAGQGGGADEVERLAQAFEQAAQDARAAEEATQETEAATRRARDAEAAARTPLEPAALRAQRLETEIRTLEHLLQTGSGGLWAPVVESMTVEKGYETALGAALGDDLDASADDSAPAHWSVTPGEGDPALPNGVRALAALVDAPPALRRRLAQIGVVLRTEGESLRKLLKTGQRLVSKEGDLWRWDGFTQAAEAPTAAARRLAEKNRLADLRVEAAAARAAADSLTQALNAAREAARAAAQAEAEARDAHRRARVRLEEARERHSTAERRQGQIAQRLSALQEAKARTLANRDEAAQKRASVTQALDQLEEPAFLAGALENLRGRATAERAQAGEARAAVASLRHERAARASRLAAIARETSSWAERRDRAQDRIGELEERLATAQEENARLDDAPDAFIGQRRALMNALEEAEAARRDASDARASAETRLTEADRAARAALEAMSAAREEMARSEAQLEAARQRVADVERAIAHDLESTPQALAQLAEVKDGDDLPEIADIERRLENLRADRERLGAVNLRAEDELTEVEAQREKMIAERDDLSEAIKKLRAAIASLNKEGRERMLAAFDKVNAHFKELFTLLFDGGAAELQLVESDDPLEAGLDILARPPGKKPTTMTLLSGGEQALTAMSLIFAVFLTNPSPICVLDEVDAPLDDSNVERFCDLLEEMRKKTDTRFVTITHNPITMARMDRLFGVTQAERGISQLVSVDLEQAEKFALAS; encoded by the coding sequence ATGAAATTCGAGCGCCTGCGCCTTCTGGGCTTCAAGAGCTTCTGCGAGCCGACCGATTTCCTCATCGAGCCGGGCTTGACCGGCGTCGTCGGCCCCAATGGCTGCGGCAAGTCGAATCTCGTCGAAGCCCTGCGCTGGGTGATGGGCGAAAACTCCTATAAAAACATGCGCGCGTCCGGCATGGACGACGTGATTTTCTCGGGCGGCGGCTCGCGCCCGGCGCGCAATCTCGCCGAAGTCGGGCTGGTGCTCGACAATTCGTCGCGCACCGCGCCGGCGGCCTTCAACGACGCGGACGCGATCGAGGTCACGCGCCGAATCGAGCGCGAGCAGGGCTCCACCTACCGAATCAACGGCCGCGAGGTGCGCGCCCGCGACGTGCAGCTTCTCTTCGCCGACGCCGCCACCGGCGCGCGATCGCCTTCGCTCGTGCGCCAGGGCCAGATCGGCGAGATCATTTCGGCGAAGCCGCAGGCGCGCCGCCGCATTCTTGAGGACGCCGCCGGCGTCGCCGGGCTGCATTCGCGCCGGCACGAGGCTGAGCTGCGCCTCAACGCCGCGTCGGAAAATCTCACGCGCCTCGAAGACGTGCTGAAGCAGGTCGACAGCCAGGCCGACAGCTTGAAGCGGCAGGCGCGCCAAGCCAACAAATACCGCGGGCTTGCGGCGCAAATCCGCAAGAATGAGGCGCTGGCGGCGCTTCTCGCCTATCAGCTCGCCGCACAGCAGCTGCAGGGCGCCGCCGAGAAGCTCGACGCCGGCCGGCGCAGCGTGCAGGAACGCACGCTGGAGCAGGCCGAGGCGGCGAAATTTCAGGCGGTCGCCGCGCATGAGCTGCCGCCGCTGCGCGAGAAGGAGGCCGAGGCCGGCGCGGCGCTGCATCGGCTCGTCGTCGCGCGTCAGGCGCTCGAGGCCGACGAGCAGCGCGCCAAGCAGCGAATCGCCGAGCTTCAGCGGCATATCGAACAGTTCGGCCGCGATCTCGAACGTGAACGCGCGCTGATCCAGGACGCGGCCGAGGTCGCGCAGCGGCTTGAGGACGAGCGCGGCGAGCTGCAAGGCGGCGACGCCCACGACGCCGGCCGCGAGACCGAGGCGCAAGCGCGGCTGATCGACATCGAAGCCGCGCTGGCGGCGACCGAGGCCGAGCTGGCGAGCGCGCAGGAGCAACTCGCCGGCGTCAACGCCAAGCGGGCGGCGCTCGAAGCGGCGCTCCGCGACGAAAATCAGCGGGTCGCGCGCTTCGAGGCGGAGCTGACCCGCATCGAGACGGAATTTGCGCTGATCGCCGGGCAGGGCGGCGGCGCCGACGAGGTCGAGCGTCTCGCCCAGGCCTTCGAACAGGCGGCGCAGGACGCGCGCGCCGCCGAAGAAGCGACGCAGGAGACCGAGGCCGCCACGCGGCGGGCGCGCGACGCCGAGGCCGCCGCCCGCACGCCGCTGGAGCCGGCGGCGCTGCGCGCCCAGCGGCTTGAGACCGAAATCCGCACGCTCGAACATCTGCTGCAAACCGGCTCCGGCGGCCTCTGGGCGCCGGTCGTCGAGAGCATGACCGTCGAGAAAGGCTATGAGACCGCGCTGGGCGCGGCGCTTGGCGACGATCTTGACGCCTCGGCCGATGATTCGGCGCCGGCGCATTGGTCGGTGACGCCCGGCGAGGGCGACCCGGCCCTGCCCAATGGCGTGCGCGCGCTCGCCGCGCTTGTCGATGCGCCGCCGGCGCTGCGCCGTCGCCTCGCGCAGATCGGCGTCGTGCTGCGCACAGAGGGCGAGAGCCTGCGCAAACTCTTGAAAACCGGCCAGCGGCTCGTCTCCAAGGAGGGCGATCTGTGGCGCTGGGACGGCTTCACCCAGGCCGCCGAGGCGCCGACCGCCGCCGCGCGCCGCCTCGCCGAGAAGAACCGGCTCGCCGATCTGCGCGTCGAAGCCGCCGCCGCGCGCGCCGCAGCCGATTCGCTGACGCAAGCGTTGAACGCCGCGCGCGAGGCCGCGCGAGCGGCCGCTCAGGCCGAAGCGGAGGCGCGCGACGCGCATCGCCGCGCCCGCGTCCGCCTGGAGGAAGCGCGCGAACGCCATTCGACGGCGGAGCGTCGCCAGGGGCAGATCGCCCAGCGCCTGTCGGCGCTGCAGGAAGCCAAGGCGCGGACGCTCGCCAATCGCGACGAGGCCGCGCAGAAGCGCGCAAGCGTGACGCAGGCGCTCGACCAGCTTGAGGAGCCGGCGTTCCTCGCCGGCGCTTTGGAGAATTTGCGTGGCCGCGCCACGGCCGAGCGCGCCCAGGCCGGCGAGGCGCGGGCCGCGGTCGCCTCCCTGCGCCACGAAAGAGCCGCGCGCGCGTCGCGGCTCGCGGCGATCGCGCGAGAAACTTCGTCATGGGCGGAGCGCCGCGATCGTGCGCAGGACCGCATCGGCGAACTCGAAGAGCGGCTGGCGACGGCGCAAGAGGAAAACGCGCGGTTAGACGACGCGCCCGACGCCTTCATCGGCCAGCGCCGCGCGCTGATGAATGCGCTCGAAGAGGCCGAGGCCGCCCGCCGCGACGCGTCCGACGCGCGCGCCAGCGCCGAAACGCGTCTCACTGAGGCCGACCGCGCCGCGCGCGCCGCGCTCGAGGCGATGAGCGCCGCGCGCGAAGAGATGGCGCGCAGCGAAGCGCAACTGGAGGCCGCGCGCCAGCGCGTCGCCGACGTCGAGCGCGCCATCGCGCATGATCTCGAATCGACGCCGCAGGCGCTCGCGCAACTCGCCGAGGTCAAAGACGGCGACGATCTGCCGGAGATCGCCGACATCGAACGGCGGCTGGAGAATTTGCGCGCCGACCGCGAACGGCTCGGCGCCGTCAATCTGCGCGCCGAGGACGAACTCACCGAGGTCGAGGCGCAGCGCGAAAAAATGATCGCCGAGCGCGACGATCTTTCGGAAGCGATCAAGAAATTGCGCGCCGCGATCGCCAGTCTCAACAAGGAGGGGCGCGAGCGCATGCTCGCCGCCTTCGACAAGGTCAACGCGCATTTCAAGGAGCTGTTCACGCTGCTGTTCGACGGCGGCGCGGCGGAATTGCAGCTCGTCGAAAGCGACGATCCGCTTGAGGCCGGCCTCGACATTCTCGCGCGACCGCCGGGCAAGAAGCCGACGACGATGACGCTGCTGTCGGGCGGCGAGCAGGCGCTGACCGCCATGTCGCTGATTTTTGCGGTGTTCCTGACCAATCCGTCGCCGATCTGCGTGCTCGACGAGGTCGACGCGCCGCTCGACGACAGCAATGTCGAGCGCTTCTGCGATCTCCTCGAGGAGATGCGCAAGAAGACCGACACGCGCTTCGTCACCATCACCCATAATCCGATCACCATGGCGCGCATGGACCGGCTGTTCGGCGTGACGCAGGCCGAGCGCGGCATCTCGCAGCTCGTCTCCGTCGATCTCGAGCAGGCGGAGAAATTCGCGCTGGCGAGTTAA
- a CDS encoding AI-2E family transporter — protein MTRSEFVLRSAIFIALALTPFLIWLLFDVIVLATGAVLVATLIHLVATPFLKLRLPRGVALTLSGLLIASVIGGTFYLFGRTMASEFHEVLRRAEDTADAISIEISRSGLADYLPKSLSEDFSLSGLLGRSFTISIEAVLGGLVAFFAGVFIASEPALYSEGFTLLFAPRWRNRARETLGHVSTALRRWLLGQMIEMVTMGVMAGVAVWLIGLPSPFALGAISGLSEFIPYIGPILAIFPSVAVAATIGPYTMLWTILAYLAIHQLDGNMIMPLIQRQLVRVPPALMLISIALFGTLFGLGATIFAAPLTVIIYVAVIKLYVRDTLGESTTLPGEKAQTPSP, from the coding sequence ATGACCAGAAGCGAATTCGTTCTGCGTTCGGCGATTTTCATTGCGCTCGCCCTAACGCCGTTTCTCATCTGGCTGCTCTTCGACGTCATCGTGCTTGCGACAGGCGCGGTGCTCGTCGCAACGCTCATTCATCTCGTCGCGACGCCGTTTCTCAAGCTGCGCCTGCCGCGCGGCGTGGCGCTCACGCTCTCGGGCCTGCTGATCGCGTCGGTCATCGGCGGAACCTTCTATCTCTTCGGCCGGACAATGGCTTCGGAGTTTCATGAGGTGCTGCGCCGCGCCGAGGACACAGCGGACGCCATCTCGATCGAAATCAGCCGATCGGGACTCGCCGACTATCTGCCAAAATCGTTGAGCGAAGATTTTTCGCTGTCGGGTCTGCTCGGACGGTCGTTCACCATCAGCATCGAGGCCGTTCTGGGCGGACTCGTGGCTTTTTTCGCCGGAGTGTTCATCGCGAGCGAGCCGGCGCTCTACAGCGAAGGCTTCACATTGCTGTTTGCGCCGCGCTGGCGCAACAGAGCGCGCGAAACGCTCGGTCACGTCTCCACTGCGCTGCGCCGCTGGCTGCTCGGTCAGATGATTGAAATGGTCACGATGGGCGTCATGGCCGGCGTGGCGGTCTGGCTCATCGGCCTGCCGTCGCCCTTCGCGCTTGGCGCCATATCGGGGCTCTCGGAATTCATCCCCTATATCGGGCCGATTCTGGCGATCTTTCCTTCAGTGGCGGTCGCGGCGACGATCGGCCCCTATACGATGCTTTGGACGATCCTCGCCTATCTCGCCATTCATCAGCTCGACGGCAACATGATCATGCCGCTCATCCAGCGGCAATTGGTGCGTGTGCCGCCGGCGCTCATGCTCATTTCGATCGCGTTGTTCGGCACGCTGTTCGGATTGGGCGCGACGATCTTCGCCGCGCCGCTGACGGTCATCATCTATGTCGCGGTGATCAAGCTCTATGTGCGCGATACGCTGGGCGAGTCGACGACGCTGCCGGGAGAGAAAGCGCAAACACCCTCCCCTTGA
- a CDS encoding HWE histidine kinase domain-containing protein, whose protein sequence is MDLSACDREPIHLSGAIQPHGVLLALDPDQMTVVQVAGDTMALLGMPPEPLLGQSLEARLGSVAATKLCRLIDEAIVIPRPLLVFETTIGVSPMALDGVVHISEGLIVIELEPQRSGYEREPLALVQRMVANCAATETISQFLASVAKEVFKATGFDRVMVYKFLQDGSGSVIAESRAEGVDSFLGLRYPESDVPQQARRLYVANWLRLIPDVAYTPAPLVPADNPKTGRPLDLSHSVLRSVSPIHVQYLKNMGVQASMSMSIVIEGELWGLIACHHYSPHFLDTRLRAACELFSQIASLQLQEKIASELARERVKAGEIERAIVTSMAREGFNDALISNRPNLLDLIPAKGCAVFVDGKLSSLGDVPSEKQIISLIHWLDANGQDGVFVSESLAALFAPAEDFRQVGSGVLAISVSRTPRDYVIWFRPEVTEIVKWAGNPEKPVQPSSDGETLSPRASFTAWEQMVRLKSEPWTGREVESAKSLRTSIMEVILRTLDDTLRARHEAKAHQDMLMAELDHRVKNTIAIIQSLVRFTSRSAISLEQFQEDLQNRLFSMARMQTLLTESRWEGVSISALIESELDTLPADCCQVAGHPFVLKPKAALAVSLAIHELATNAQKHGSLSIPGGLVSIDWDIEENSPADVFVITWKESGGPPVMPPTRLGFGRVLLGKAIALDLQGDVNLRFDPEGVQCRLKMPLTQIVRRDEAPSGKKVRITPNNLIACDNARVLVIEDSGLVALNVCDLLRTHGMIPVGPFGMVRESLRALDVESFDLALLDIDLHGEPAWPIADALMDARTPFVFTTAYESDVVIPARFAAMPVVNKPYQEQQLLAALSNALVGDSN, encoded by the coding sequence ATGGATCTTTCAGCTTGCGATAGAGAACCCATCCACCTATCCGGCGCGATCCAGCCGCATGGAGTTTTGCTCGCGCTCGACCCTGATCAGATGACCGTCGTCCAGGTCGCGGGCGACACGATGGCGCTTCTCGGCATGCCCCCTGAGCCCTTACTGGGCCAGAGCTTGGAGGCCCGCCTCGGCTCGGTTGCGGCGACCAAACTCTGCCGTCTCATCGACGAGGCGATCGTCATTCCACGTCCTTTACTGGTGTTCGAGACAACGATCGGCGTCTCGCCAATGGCGCTCGACGGAGTCGTGCACATCTCCGAGGGATTGATCGTCATCGAACTTGAACCGCAGCGCTCCGGGTACGAGCGCGAGCCTTTGGCGCTTGTGCAGCGGATGGTCGCCAATTGCGCCGCGACGGAGACGATTTCGCAATTCCTTGCGTCCGTCGCCAAAGAAGTTTTCAAAGCCACCGGCTTCGACCGCGTGATGGTCTATAAATTTCTACAAGACGGGTCGGGAAGCGTTATTGCCGAGTCCCGCGCCGAAGGCGTCGACTCGTTTCTCGGGCTTCGATATCCGGAGTCCGATGTTCCGCAGCAGGCGCGACGGCTCTATGTCGCCAATTGGTTGCGATTGATTCCCGACGTCGCTTACACGCCGGCGCCGCTTGTCCCGGCGGACAACCCGAAAACCGGCCGGCCGCTCGATTTGAGCCACAGCGTCCTGCGAAGCGTTTCGCCCATCCATGTCCAGTATTTGAAGAACATGGGCGTGCAGGCTTCCATGTCGATGTCCATAGTGATCGAGGGCGAGTTATGGGGCCTGATCGCCTGCCATCACTATTCCCCGCATTTTCTGGACACACGATTGCGCGCTGCCTGCGAATTGTTTTCGCAAATCGCTTCCCTTCAGCTTCAGGAGAAGATCGCATCAGAGCTGGCGCGAGAGCGCGTGAAAGCCGGAGAGATCGAGCGCGCGATTGTCACCTCTATGGCGCGAGAAGGCTTCAACGACGCGCTGATTTCCAATCGGCCGAATCTGTTGGATCTCATCCCCGCGAAGGGTTGCGCGGTCTTTGTCGATGGAAAATTGTCGAGCCTCGGCGACGTGCCTTCTGAAAAGCAGATTATTTCGCTGATCCATTGGCTCGACGCCAATGGGCAAGATGGCGTTTTTGTCAGCGAATCTCTCGCTGCGCTGTTTGCGCCAGCAGAAGACTTTCGTCAGGTCGGCTCCGGCGTGCTGGCGATATCCGTTTCGCGGACGCCCAGAGATTACGTGATTTGGTTCAGACCGGAAGTCACGGAAATCGTGAAATGGGCTGGAAACCCGGAAAAGCCCGTTCAGCCCTCGTCCGACGGCGAGACGCTGTCGCCCCGCGCCTCCTTCACGGCCTGGGAACAAATGGTGCGCCTTAAGTCGGAGCCGTGGACCGGCAGAGAGGTGGAATCAGCCAAATCGCTCCGCACGTCCATCATGGAGGTCATACTTCGCACGCTTGATGACACGTTGCGCGCACGTCATGAAGCAAAAGCCCACCAAGACATGCTCATGGCCGAACTCGACCATCGGGTGAAAAACACGATCGCCATCATTCAGTCGCTCGTTCGCTTCACCTCACGTTCGGCGATCTCGCTCGAGCAGTTTCAGGAGGATTTGCAAAACCGCCTGTTCTCCATGGCGCGGATGCAGACGCTCTTGACCGAGAGCAGGTGGGAAGGAGTGTCCATCAGCGCATTGATCGAATCGGAGCTCGATACGCTTCCTGCGGATTGTTGCCAGGTCGCAGGCCACCCGTTTGTGCTCAAACCAAAGGCCGCGCTCGCCGTCAGTCTCGCCATTCACGAACTCGCTACGAATGCGCAGAAGCACGGATCTCTTTCAATCCCGGGCGGTCTCGTCAGCATCGACTGGGACATCGAAGAGAACAGCCCGGCCGATGTATTCGTCATTACATGGAAGGAGAGCGGCGGCCCCCCCGTTATGCCGCCAACCAGATTGGGCTTTGGACGCGTGCTGCTGGGAAAAGCCATCGCGCTCGATCTACAGGGCGACGTGAACCTGAGATTCGACCCGGAGGGCGTGCAGTGTCGTTTGAAAATGCCGCTCACTCAGATCGTGCGGCGAGATGAGGCGCCTAGCGGCAAGAAAGTGCGCATTACGCCCAACAACCTCATTGCGTGCGACAACGCACGCGTGCTCGTTATTGAGGACTCCGGCCTTGTGGCGCTGAACGTGTGCGACCTGCTTCGTACGCATGGAATGATCCCGGTCGGACCGTTCGGAATGGTTCGAGAGTCTTTGCGCGCGCTCGACGTCGAGAGTTTCGATCTCGCTTTGCTCGATATCGATCTCCACGGCGAGCCGGCCTGGCCAATCGCCGACGCCTTGATGGATGCGCGCACGCCGTTTGTTTTCACGACCGCTTACGAGAGCGATGTGGTCATTCCAGCCCGGTTCGCAGCCATGCCCGTGGTCAATAAGCCTTACCAGGAGCAGCAATTGTTGGCGGCTCTGTCCAATGCTTTAGTCGGCGACTCCAATTAG
- a CDS encoding ceramidase domain-containing protein — MDWRAPVMDYCERLSSAFWAEPANALSNFAFAIAAASAFLLWRRRGGADYPALALIIVTASVGVGSFVFHTVATRGAMLLDVVPIALFIYGYFLLALRRYFRLSPFLATAITLAFAALSFFATTIDALNGSIGYLPALAALTIFAALLWRSRGQRGTARALAAAALLFAISLAFRTIDRAICPAVPLGAHFLWHMLNACVLWLLLRAAIIAGPRGDQASPIQNAKEPTAA, encoded by the coding sequence ATGGATTGGCGCGCGCCGGTGATGGATTATTGCGAAAGGCTGAGTTCGGCCTTCTGGGCGGAGCCAGCGAATGCGCTGAGCAATTTCGCTTTCGCGATCGCGGCCGCCAGCGCCTTTCTTCTTTGGCGACGCCGGGGCGGGGCGGATTATCCTGCGCTCGCGCTCATCATCGTCACGGCGTCGGTCGGCGTCGGGAGTTTCGTCTTCCATACGGTGGCGACGCGCGGCGCCATGCTGCTCGACGTCGTTCCGATCGCGCTCTTCATCTATGGCTATTTCCTGCTGGCGCTTCGCCGCTATTTTCGTCTGTCGCCCTTTTTAGCGACGGCGATCACGCTCGCCTTCGCGGCGCTCTCCTTCTTCGCGACGACAATTGACGCGCTGAACGGGTCGATCGGCTATCTGCCGGCGCTCGCCGCGCTAACAATCTTCGCCGCGCTGCTTTGGAGATCGAGAGGACAGCGCGGTACGGCCCGCGCGCTTGCCGCCGCCGCGCTCCTGTTCGCAATCTCGCTTGCCTTTCGAACGATCGACCGCGCGATCTGTCCCGCCGTTCCGCTCGGCGCGCATTTTTTGTGGCATATGCTGAACGCCTGCGTGTTGTGGCTGCTGCTGCGCGCGGCGATCATCGCCGGACCGCGTGGCGATCAGGCAAGTCCGATCCAGAACGCGAAAGAGCCGACGGCGGCGTGA
- a CDS encoding CPBP family intramembrane glutamic endopeptidase gives MTLPIRSLAPLIGFLLLLLAPSLAIAGGALSFHLRFEALLVVSGLCIAACVLGGYSFAELGLGAPRGGRAWLICGALTCLLLAAIVIEAQFLNHSAPEPNWVAFAPFYVLVSSPCQEVVCRSVPKLIADRLQMSGRNYVLFSSAVFSLMHGAYGDPVLLANTFLAGVAWSTAYLFTRNVWPLTASHAAVGSFAFWIGLA, from the coding sequence ATGACGCTTCCCATACGATCCCTGGCGCCACTGATCGGCTTCCTGCTCTTGCTGCTCGCGCCGAGCCTCGCGATCGCCGGCGGCGCGCTGTCGTTTCACCTTCGCTTCGAGGCGCTGCTCGTCGTTTCCGGTCTTTGCATCGCGGCCTGCGTGCTCGGCGGATATTCCTTCGCTGAACTCGGTCTGGGCGCGCCAAGAGGCGGTCGCGCCTGGCTCATCTGCGGCGCGCTGACCTGCCTGCTTCTGGCGGCAATCGTCATCGAGGCGCAGTTCCTGAACCACTCGGCGCCGGAGCCGAATTGGGTCGCCTTCGCGCCGTTCTATGTGCTGGTTTCGAGTCCCTGCCAGGAGGTCGTCTGCCGCTCGGTCCCCAAGCTGATCGCCGATCGGCTGCAGATGAGCGGACGCAATTACGTGCTGTTTTCCTCGGCGGTGTTCTCGCTGATGCACGGCGCCTATGGCGATCCCGTCCTGCTCGCCAACACGTTTCTGGCCGGAGTCGCGTGGAGCACGGCTTATCTTTTCACGCGCAACGTCTGGCCGCTGACCGCCTCTCACGCCGCCGTCGGCTCTTTCGCGTTCTGGATCGGACTTGCCTGA
- a CDS encoding AtpZ/AtpI family protein, translated as MLRAARKDWPQAENFAPSPERFDFSVARRRAIVQFLRMAQSARRTTPMSDENDDDAEDAERAALNARLQKLNAALRKVDEEQAAAEAAPRTERKGFTRAMRVGLNAFSEFVGAVLVSAVIGWQADQWLGTTPWLLIVMLGLGVAAGFWNVYRVAKPKAPGEE; from the coding sequence ATGTTGCGCGCGGCTCGAAAGGATTGGCCGCAAGCCGAGAATTTCGCGCCGTCTCCCGAACGGTTCGACTTTTCCGTCGCGCGGCGTCGCGCCATCGTTCAATTTTTGCGCATGGCGCAATCTGCGAGGCGAACAACGCCGATGAGCGACGAGAACGACGACGACGCGGAAGACGCGGAGCGCGCGGCGCTCAACGCGCGGCTTCAAAAGCTCAACGCGGCCTTGCGCAAGGTCGACGAAGAGCAGGCCGCCGCCGAAGCGGCGCCGCGGACGGAGCGCAAGGGCTTCACGCGCGCCATGCGCGTCGGCCTCAACGCGTTCTCCGAATTCGTCGGGGCGGTGTTGGTCAGCGCCGTCATCGGCTGGCAGGCGGATCAGTGGCTCGGCACGACGCCATGGCTTCTGATCGTGATGCTCGGACTGGGCGTCGCGGCGGGATTTTGGAATGTCTATCGCGTGGCGAAGCCGAAAGCGCCGGGCGAGGAGTAG
- a CDS encoding F0F1 ATP synthase subunit A produces the protein MNPEEAAAKSNPIEQFELHRLWPFEINGVETSFTNASLFMLLAALGVVALMILATSKKAIVPGRVQAMAEMLYEFVAGMVRQTAGTEGMKFFPFVFTLFAFILIANLIGLVPYTYSVTSQIVVTFAFAIVVISLVVVYGLYRHGFGFLNLFVPHGVPLPVLVVLVPIEIISFLSRPVSLSVRLFANILAGHITLAVFGGFVVMLLGAGAWAALAPVPILAIVALYALELLVACLQAFVFSVLTCVYLNDAIHPGH, from the coding sequence ATGAATCCGGAAGAAGCAGCCGCAAAGTCCAATCCCATCGAGCAGTTCGAACTGCATCGCCTGTGGCCCTTCGAGATTAACGGCGTCGAGACGTCCTTCACCAACGCCTCGCTGTTCATGTTGCTCGCCGCGCTCGGCGTCGTCGCGCTGATGATCCTCGCGACCTCCAAGAAGGCGATCGTGCCGGGCCGCGTGCAGGCCATGGCCGAGATGCTCTATGAATTCGTCGCCGGCATGGTGCGTCAGACCGCCGGGACGGAAGGGATGAAGTTCTTTCCCTTCGTCTTCACGCTCTTCGCCTTCATTCTCATCGCCAATCTGATCGGGCTTGTGCCTTACACCTATTCGGTGACGAGCCAGATCGTCGTCACCTTCGCCTTCGCGATCGTGGTGATCTCGCTCGTGGTCGTTTACGGCCTCTATCGCCACGGCTTCGGCTTCCTCAACCTATTCGTGCCGCATGGCGTGCCGCTGCCCGTGCTCGTCGTGCTGGTGCCGATCGAGATCATCTCCTTCCTGTCGCGGCCGGTGTCGCTTTCCGTCCGTCTCTTCGCCAATATCCTCGCCGGCCACATCACCCTCGCCGTGTTCGGCGGCTTCGTGGTGATGCTGCTCGGAGCCGGCGCCTGGGCGGCGCTCGCGCCCGTGCCGATCCTGGCGATCGTCGCGCTCTATGCGCTCGAACTGCTCGTCGCCTGTCTGCAGGCGTTCGTCTTCAGCGTTCTCACATGCGTCTATCTGAACGACGCAATTCACCCGGGCCACTGA
- a CDS encoding F0F1 ATP synthase subunit C: protein MSEMQLVGAGLAAIGTGAAAIGVGIIFGNFVNGALRNPSAAASQFTNAIIGAALAEGLGIFAFLIAILLFLKQ, encoded by the coding sequence ATGTCAGAAATGCAACTCGTCGGCGCCGGACTGGCGGCGATCGGCACCGGCGCTGCGGCGATCGGCGTCGGCATCATTTTCGGCAATTTCGTCAACGGCGCCCTGCGCAACCCGTCGGCGGCCGCCTCCCAGTTCACCAACGCCATCATCGGCGCGGCGCTTGCCGAAGGCCTGGGCATCTTCGCCTTTCTCATCGCAATCCTGCTGTTCCTGAAGCAGTGA
- a CDS encoding ATPase, with amino-acid sequence MAIISSAFAAEGEQTTHETVGAGEAHHEGVFPPFQTENFAPQIFWLVVIFGLLYVLMSRIALPRVGGIIENRGAKIASDLGAAREMQSKAQAAAAANDENLRRRRDEAQGIGREAQHKIAAETAKQRELAESQAAEKIRAADERIASAKTQALANVEQIAVDAAASIVEKLTGAKIDQAALAKHATASN; translated from the coding sequence ATGGCGATCATCTCTTCCGCTTTCGCCGCCGAGGGCGAGCAGACGACGCACGAGACCGTCGGCGCCGGCGAAGCGCATCATGAGGGCGTGTTTCCGCCCTTCCAGACCGAAAATTTCGCGCCGCAGATCTTCTGGCTCGTCGTCATTTTCGGATTGCTTTACGTGCTGATGTCGCGCATCGCGCTTCCGCGCGTCGGCGGCATCATCGAGAACCGGGGCGCCAAGATCGCTTCAGATCTCGGCGCCGCGCGCGAGATGCAGTCGAAGGCGCAGGCCGCCGCGGCAGCGAATGACGAAAACCTTCGTCGCCGCCGCGACGAGGCGCAAGGCATCGGCCGCGAGGCGCAGCACAAGATCGCCGCTGAGACCGCAAAGCAGCGCGAACTCGCCGAATCGCAGGCCGCGGAGAAGATCCGCGCCGCCGACGAGCGCATCGCGAGCGCAAAGACTCAGGCGCTGGCCAATGTCGAGCAGATCGCCGTCGACGCCGCCGCCTCCATCGTCGAGAAGCTCACCGGCGCCAAAATCGATCAGGCCGCGCTCGCCAAGCACGCGACAGCGTCGAACTGA